A region of Culicoides brevitarsis isolate CSIRO-B50_1 chromosome 1, AGI_CSIRO_Cbre_v1, whole genome shotgun sequence DNA encodes the following proteins:
- the LOC134836825 gene encoding semaphorin-5A — MHLYMKHFLLLIWIIGTAASQIDNDFRYISYEDLLPTSDRFTDGNVTSFSRLLFDVAREQIIIGARDHLYRTSLKLHLKERAVWEASPSIRETCLNKGQRDEDCHNYIMVLQSYGGNKLYTCGTYAYSPYCSKRRMENLNVTKYDKGVAKCPFNPKANITTHMSETGQMFIASPTDFSGSDPAILRADIAGDDNRMLRTKQYDSKWLNDPQFVGSFEHQDFVYFVFRERALEHINCGKIVYSRIARVCKNDPGGTVFFKENWTSFIKARLNCSLPGEYPFYFDEVQSIHYSAQDQLVYATFNTPVNSIQGAAICAFNISAIQKAFAGSFKYQESLKETWKRVDMENRAYHECQTGQNEFGVARRSTNLMESTKYQLMDQAVQPITLEPLHHAKLERFSHIAVDNVSTKLHENVQIIYVSTEEGYIKKISILPRTKETCVIEKWQATESPQVKIRTLQYLKETNSLYVGTDTSVMRIPSQHCSRHASKTSCINSMDPYCGWNEVQETCTTAPGGNALAKYWSQNANECPLLKSPIDGGWGAWSNYKKCAKMDSTEVVFDENGSNSDTCMCRTRKCDNPAPSNGGKECQGMNIIVTNCTVHGGWSDFSNWSACSQTCGIAVKTRRRTCMNPKPAHGGRVCVGPDREEIYCTNLPPCPIAKEQAVDGGWSSFGPWSNCSAICGGGFRIRKRKCDNPAPRNGGMECAGCHIDYEVCNLQPCTDIKKVSQWTPWLISTNGTESVEKRYKFACKAPVQDSSQIKVAIAKEEVRECQNCRKNEPCKAEGKSQWSCWSEWSACSVSCGVGIQQRYRSCLIEDNDLEGCDGVSKETRDCEMPTCESFMGWSEWSNYSNCNEDGEKVRFRTCLRKNPGPKECLGEEKQTKICKSVPFNEAHTATNDIHLGAFGWIAIVFICALCSVGSAIATSIIKDRRRQKLTAITGSPHYGSYPNQYSSLPTKDMDFRTYSESKPRRQSSFKSDSKFNGNGTLPKSINVHCNTPKILAKSYNDTDTATIKRNSHLNNAKMRLKDDEDKY, encoded by the exons agatCATCTTTACCGAACATCGCTGAAGCTGCATTTAAAGGAACGTGCTGTTTGGGAAGCTTCTCCGTCAATTCGTGAGACTTGTTTGAACAAAGGACAACGCGATGAGGATTGTCACAACTACATTATGGTTCTCCAAAGCTACGGAGGCAACAAATTGTACACTTGTGGCACTTACGCCTACAGTCCTTACTGCTCAAAACGCCGCATGGAGAACCTAAATGTCACAAAATACGATAAGGGAGTCGCCAAATGTCCTTTCAACCCGAAAGCGAACATCACGACACACATGTCAGAAACGGGCCAAATGTTTATCGCTTCGCCAACGGATTTTTCGGGTTCTGATCCAGCAATTTTACGTGCCGACATCGCCGGAGACGACAATCGCATGTTACGAACGAAGCAATATGACTCGAAATGGCTGAACGACCCCCAATTCGTCGGAAGTTTCGAACATCAGGATTTTGTGTACTTCGTTTTTCGCGAACGGGCGTTGGAACACATCAATTGCGGGAAGATTGTTTATTCCCGGATCGCGAGAGTTTGCAAAAATGATCCTGGCGGCACAGTTTTCTTCAAGGAAAATTGGACTTCCTTCATAAAAGCGCGTTTAAATTGTTCCTTGCCCGGCGAATATCCCTTTTACTTCGACGAAGTGCAAAGTATTCATTATTCGGCGCAAGATCAACTCGTTTACGCGACTTTTAACACTCCCGTGAACAGCATTCAAGGCGCTGCGATTTGCGCTTTTAATATTTCGGCGATCCAAAAGGCTTTTGCGGGGTCGTTCAAGTATCAGGAAAGCTTGAAGGAGACTTGGAAACGTGTTGACATGGAAAATCGCGCATATCACGAATGCCAAACGGGCCAAAATGAGTTTGGAGTCGCACGGAGATCGACTAATCTCATGGAATCGACAAAATATCAACTTATGGATCAAGCTGTTCAACCAATAACGTTGGAGCCCTTGCATCATGCCAAGTTGGAACGATTTTCGCACATCGCCGTTGATAATGTCTCaacaaaattgcatgaaaacgTTCAAATTATTTACGTTTCAACGGAAGAaggttatataaaaaaaatttccatcctTCCACGCACCAAAGAAACTTGCGTCATCGAAAAATGGCAAGCTACGGAGAGTCCTCAGGTGAAAATCCGCACTTTGCAGTACCTAAAAGAGACAAATTCGTTATACGTTGGCACCGATACGTCCGTTATGCGTATCCCGTCGCAGCATTGTAGTCGTCATGCATCGAAAACTTCTTGTATCAACTCGATGGATCCGTATTGCGGATGGAATGAAGTGCAAGAAACATGTACAACAGCTCCTGGAGGTAATGCTTTGGCTAAATATTGGTCTCAAAACGCAAATGAGTGTCCTTTGTTGAAATCCCCAATCGACGGAGGATGGGGTGCATggtcaaattacaaaaaatgcgCCAAAATGGACTCAACCGAAGtcgtttttgacgaaaatggATCCAATAGTGATACTTGCATGTGTCGCACACGCAAATGTGACAATCCGGCACCCTCGAATGGCGGCAAAGAGTGTCAAGGAATGAATATTATCGTGACAAATTGTACCGTTCATGGGGGTTGGTCTGATTTTTCGAATTGGAGTGCCTGTTCCCAAACATGCGGAATTGCCGTTAAAACGCGACGTCGCACATGCATGAACCCCAAACCAGCTCACGGAGGCAGAGTTTGCGTTGGACCTGATCGagaagaaatttattgcaCAAATTTACCGCCGTGCCCAATAGCGAAGGAACAAGCAGTTGACGGCGGATGGAGTTCGTTCGGGCCATGGAGTAATTGTTCGGCGATTTGCGGCGGCGGATTTCGAATCAGGAAGCGGAAATGTGACAATCCTGCGCCACGGAATGGAGGAATGGAATGTGCCGGATGCCATATCGATTATGAAGTTTGTAATTTGCAGCCGTGTACGGATATTAAGAAAGTTAGTCAATGGACGCCGTGGTTGATTTCGACAAATGGCACAGAAAGTGTTGAAAAAAGGTATAAATTTGCGTGTAAAGCTCCGGTGCAGGATTCGTCGCAGATTAAAGTAGCGATAGCGAAGGAAGAAGTGAGGGAATGTCAAAATTGTAGGAAAAACGAGCCTTGTAAGGCAGAAGGGAAGTCGCAATGGAGTTGTTGGAGCGAATGGAGTGCTTGTAGCGTTTCTTGCGGCGTTGGAATTCAACAAAGATATCGATCGTGCTTGATAGAAGATAATGATTTGGAAGGATGTGATGGAGTTAGCAAAGAAACGAGAGATTGTGAGATGCCAACTTGtgaaa gCTTCATGGGATGGAGTGAATGGAGCAATTACTCAAACTGCAACGAAGATGGCGAAAAAGTGCGTTTCCGAAcgtgtttaagaaaaaatccggGCCCCAAAGAATGTCTTGgcgaagaaaaacaaacaaaaatttgtaaatctgTGCCGTTTAATg AGGCTCACACAGCAACTAACGACATCCATTTGGGCGCTTTTGGATGGATTGCAATCGTTTTCATTTGCGCTCTTTGCAGTGTTGGATCCGCCATTGCAACTTCCATCATCAAAGATCGTCGTCGACAAAAGTTAACAGCGATTACGGGATCTCCTCATTACGGTTCTTATCCCAATCAATATTCAAGTCTGCCAACCAAAGAT atggaCTTTCGTACATATTCAGAATCAAAACCGCGTCGCCAATCATCGTTCAAGAGCGATTCAAAGTTCAACGGGAACGGAACTCTCCCGAAATCGATAAATGTTCATTGTAATACTCCGAAAATTCTGGCGAAAAGTTACAATGACACCGATACAGCTACAATAAAGCGAAATTCTCATCTAAATAATGCCAAGATGCGACTGAAAGACGACGAGGACAAGTATTAA
- the LOC134838480 gene encoding cysteine sulfinic acid decarboxylase: MLSANKHLPRHSISIELTDENWELLDRIPQLLKEENCLETDENEKVVDWREPEVLKKEFDFSIGQPLPLSEKELEKICRQVMRYSVKTSHPNFHNQLFSGLCPSALGAAWITEALNTSSYTYEISPVFTLMEEAVMKYILNLIGFPNGDGLFCPGGSISNMFGLISARFKFDPDLKKKGLFGLSGPLVVFTSEESHYSLLKSAHWMGIGTENLITIKTNDKGQMIPEELTMEIQKAYTEGKKPFMVNATSGTTVLGAFDNLTEIGHICKRYNIWMHVDACLGGSVLFSHKHRPLLDGIELADSVAFNPHKTMGVPLQCSLFLVKEKGFLDACNSSHADYLFQQDKFYDVSYDTGDKSIQCGRKVDVFKFWLMMKSHGEAEISHLIDHSFACAHYLAGKLRVNDGFRLVIDRFEYTNICFWYIPRKFRDVEEENEEWWDNIYETVLKIKEKMVVQGTLMIGYAPLPNKNIGNFFRMVVTAHSRPTRDSMDFILREIERLGEEDSE; the protein is encoded by the exons atgctCTCTGCGAACAAACATCTTCCTCGTCATAGCATTTCCATAGAGCTTACGGATGAAAATTGGGAACTTTTGGATCGAATTCCTCAACTGCTGAAGGAGGAAAATTGCCTCGAAACGGacgaaaatgaaaaagttgtcGATTGGCGGGAGCCTGAAGTGctaaaa aaAGAGTTTGATTTCTCGATTGGACAACCTTTGCCGCTCAGTGAAAAAGAGTTGGAGAAGATTTGTCGACAAGTTATGCGTTATTCCGTGAAGACAAGTCATCCGAATTTCCataatcaacttttttcaGGACTTTGTCCTTCTGCATTGGGAGCTGCTTGGATTACGGAAGCCTTGAATACga gctcGTATACTTACGAAATTTCGCCTGTTTTTACCTTGATGGAAGAAGCAGtgatgaaatatattttaaatctcATTGGATTTCCGAACGGCGATGGATTATTTTGCCCTGGAGGAAGCATTTCCAACATGTTTGGATTAATTTCTGCTCG tttcaaattcGATCCAGATCTCAAAAAGAAGGGACTTTTCGGGCTTTCAGGACCTTTGGTTGTCTTCACATCCGAAGAATCGCATTACAGCTTGTTAAAAAGTGCTCATTGGATGGGAATTGGCACGGAAAATCTCATTACCATCAAAACGAACGACAAGGGACAAATGATTCCCGAAGAATTGACGATGGAAATTCAAAAAGCTTACACGGAAGGCAAAAAACCCTTCATGGTTAATGCTACAAGTGGCACAACTGTTCTCGGGGCATTCGATAATTTGACGGAAATTGGTCACATTTGCAAAAGATACAACATTTGGATGCATGTTGATGCCTGTCTTGGCGGATCTGTACTTTTTTCGCATAAACATCGCCCTTTATTGGATGGAATTGAACTTGCTGACTCTGTAGCTTTCAATCCGCACAAAACTATGGGCGTCCCGTTGCAATGTTCGCTATTTTTGGTGAAAGAAAAGGGATTTTTGGATGCTTGTAACTCCTCGCATGCCGATTATCTCTTTCAACAAGACAAATTTTACGATGTTTCGTACGATACGGGAGACAAAAGCATCCAATGTGGTCGAAAAGTCGACGTTTTCAAGTTTTGGCTGATGATGAAGTCGCATGGAGAGGCAGAAATTAGTCACTTAATTGatc aCTCCTTCGCTTGTGCTCATTATTTGGCAGGAAAATTGCGAGTAAACGACGGATTTCGTCTCGTTATCGATCGTTTCGAGTACACAAACATCTGTTTTTGGTACATTCCCCGTAAATTTCGCGATgtagaagaagaaaacgaagaaTGGTGGGATAACATTTACGAAACTGTcctaaaaatcaaggagaaaATGGTTGTTCAGGGCACTTTGATGATCGGATATGCCCCATTACCgaacaaaaacatcggaaactTCTTCCGTATGGTTGTTACAGCACATTCTCGTCCCACGCGCGATAGcatggattttattttaagggaAATTGAACGTTTGGGCGAAGAAGATTccgaataa